The genomic interval AAACGAGCAGCTCGACGATATGGTTCTTCTGCGGGCGGACGGCTCGCCTGTGTACATGTTGTCGGTGGTCGTCGACGATCATGACTCGGGTGTTACACACGTGATTCGCGGCGACGATCATTTGACGAACGCGTTTCGCCAGACCCAGCTCTATCGGGGCATGGATTGGGAGGCTCCGGTTTTTGCGCATATCCCCCTCATTCATGGACCCGATGGCGCAAAGCTTTCGAAACGGCACGGTGCGCTTGGCGTCGAAGCCTATATCGAGATGGGCTATCTGCCGGAGGCGATGCGCAATTACCTGATGCGTCTCGGTTGGGCGCATGGCGATGACGAAATTATTTCGACCGATCAGGCAATCGCCTGGTTCGATATCAAGGATGTCGGTCGCTCGCCGGCTCGTTTCGATTTCGCGAAACTCGACAGCTTGAATTCTCATTATTTGCGCCAAGCCGACAACGCGCGACTTGTCTCGCTCGTGCGCCCTTTCCTCGCCAAAATCGTTGGCGCAGCGCCCGATCCAGAAGGCGAGGCGCGTCTTTTACGCGGGATGAGCGGCCTCAAACAGCGCGCACGCACGCTGAGCGATCTCGCGGCAAGTGCTGCCCTCTACGTACGCCCCCGCCCGATTCCCCTCGATGCAAAGGCGGCTGCCATTCTGACCGCCGATGGGCGGGCGCGCCTCGGCCGCCTGGCGCAACATCTCGCCACCCTTGAAAAGTGGAACCAAGCAGCGCTGGAAGCCACCGTGCGGGCCTTCGCCGAGAGCGAGGGGGTCAAGCTCGGCGATGTGGCGCAACCGCTTCGTGCGGCGTTGACGGGCTCCACGATCTCGCCTGGAATATTCGAAGTCATGGAGACGTTGGAAACTGCCGAAGTTTTAGGCAGAATCAACGACATCGCTCCGCACTCTTAATTCACAAGGCTCCATTGAAAACCGGTCATAAGCGACCTATTGTGCATTGCAGAGAGCACGTGGTCCCGCCACATATTTCAGCAAGAGAGACATGCCCATGAGCCAGGTCAAACCCGCGACGAAACCGTCCGAGGCGATGACACTCTCGGACACGCTGACCAACAAGTCCATAAGCCTGCCCGTCATGGACGGCACGGTGGGACCGAAGGTGATCGATATCCGCAAGCTCTACAGCGAGCTGGACATGTTCACCTACGATCCAGGGTTCACCTCGACGGCGAGTTGCGAATCGAAAATCACATTCATCGATGGCGACCAGGGTGTGCTCCTTTATCGCGTCTACTCAATCGAGGAGATCGCGGAAAAAAGCGACTTCATGGAGGTCTCGTATCTTCTGATGAACGGCGAGTTGCCGACGGCCGCGCAGAAGAATCAATTCGTTCATGACATTACCTATCACACGATGGTGCATGAACAGCTCATTCTGTTCTTTCG from Alphaproteobacteria bacterium carries:
- the gltX gene encoding glutamate--tRNA ligase produces the protein MSVVVRFAPSPTGFLHIGGARTALFNWLYARHTGGKFLLRVEDTDRVRSTDAAKAAILQGLRWLDLGWDGDVLYQSTRAARHTEVALELLAKGRAYRCYCTPEELAERREKARAEGRPLSYDRKCRDRKDVPGNVPSAIRLKAPLDGETVIDDLVQGSVRVGNEQLDDMVLLRADGSPVYMLSVVVDDHDSGVTHVIRGDDHLTNAFRQTQLYRGMDWEAPVFAHIPLIHGPDGAKLSKRHGALGVEAYIEMGYLPEAMRNYLMRLGWAHGDDEIISTDQAIAWFDIKDVGRSPARFDFAKLDSLNSHYLRQADNARLVSLVRPFLAKIVGAAPDPEGEARLLRGMSGLKQRARTLSDLAASAALYVRPRPIPLDAKAAAILTADGRARLGRLAQHLATLEKWNQAALEATVRAFAESEGVKLGDVAQPLRAALTGSTISPGIFEVMETLETAEVLGRINDIAPHS